One stretch of Arthrobacter polaris DNA includes these proteins:
- a CDS encoding ABC transporter permease/substrate binding protein, translating to MYRIPLGDWVAVGLDWLTTTLDGFFVLIRSIFVGAYDGLDWVLTAPPYWAVIVVFAAIAWWASGWKLGLGTAVSFAVIVGVNQWSNAMDTLALVVISTVVAVAISVXLGIWAASSRRASSIIRPILDFMQTMPAMVYLIPALVMFRVGVVPGIIATIIFAMAPGVRFTELGIRGVDKEVVEAGHAFGSSPSRILRQIQLPLARPTIMAGINQVIMLSLSMVVIAGMVGAGGLGGDIVAALSRIDAGLGFEAGIAVVILAIFLDRVTASFGKTQLADAATTCNRRKRDLQTNRXTARYLALSMKGMNHEEEILSVAAIAATLGLGLSACGAGNDGATVENGDKKDVTVAVFNGWDEGIAASELWKVILDEKGYDVKLQNADVAPVFSGLSTGDYDLTLDTWLPVTHADLLKEYGDKIAELGQWNSEASLTIAVNKDAPIDSLDELAANADKFGNKIVGIEPGAGLTKATTEDVIPGYGXEKMEYITSSTXAMLSELKTATSKGENIVVTLWRPHWAYDAFPVKDLKDPKGTLGDAEGIYGYSRLDFDTDYPKLAGWLKDFKMDSKTLYSLENAMFNGEKTDDYTDVVKTWIGENQDYVDSLTK from the coding sequence ATGTACAGGATTCCGCTGGGTGACTGGGTGGCAGTGGGCCTTGACTGGCTGACTACAACACTTGATGGTTTCTTCGTCTTGATCCGCAGTATATTTGTGGGCGCCTACGACGGCCTCGATTGGGTACTGACAGCACCGCCTTACTGGGCCGTCATCGTGGTGTTTGCTGCCATCGCTTGGTGGGCCAGCGGCTGGAAGCTGGGCTTAGGTACGGCAGTGAGCTTCGCTGTCATTGTTGGCGTGAACCAATGGTCTAATGCGATGGACACGCTGGCATTGGTGGTGATTTCCACGGTTGTGGCCGTTGCGATCAGCGTCNCCCTCGGTATTTGGGCCGCCAGTTCTCGGCGCGCATCATCGATCATCAGACCCATTTTGGACTTCATGCAGACCATGCCGGCCATGGTGTATCTCATCCCCGCCTTGGTCATGTTCCGAGTGGGTGTGGTTCCTGGCATCATCGCCACGATCATCTTCGCTATGGCTCCGGGTGTCCGTTTCACCGAATTGGGTATTCGCGGTGTGGATAAGGAAGTAGTGGAAGCCGGGCATGCCTTTGGGTCTAGCCCCAGCCGGATTCTACGCCAAATCCAGCTGCCGCTGGCCCGGCCCACCATTATGGCTGGCATCAACCAGGTCATTATGCTCTCGCTGTCCATGGTGGTCATTGCGGGCATGGTCGGCGCCGGTGGCCTCGGTGGAGACATTGTCGCGGCCTTGAGTCGCATCGATGCCGGCCTTGGCTTCGAGGCAGGAATCGCCGTCGTGATTCTGGCGATTTTCCTGGACCGCGTGACGGCAAGCTTTGGCAAAACACAACTGGCGGACGCAGCAACAACGTGTAACCGCAGAAAAAGAGATTTACAAACCAATCGCGNNACAGCAAGATATTTAGCGCTGTCAATGAAAGGAATGAACCATGAAGAAGAAATTTTGAGTGTCGCTGCCATCGCAGCAACGTTGGGCTTGGGACTGAGCGCCTGTGGCGCCGGAAATGACGGCGCCACGGTGGAAAACGGAGACAAGAAGGACGTCACCGTTGCCGTGTTCAACGGCTGGGATGAGGGTATTGCCGCTTCCGAGCTGTGGAAAGTAATCCTTGACGAGAAGGGCTACGACGTCAAGCTGCAAAACGCCGACGTTGCCCCGGTCTTCTCAGGACTCTCCACCGGAGATTACGATCTGACGCTGGACACCTGGCTTCCGGTGACCCACGCCGACCTGTTGAAGGAATACGGTGACAAGATTGCCGAGTTGGGCCAGTGGAACTCCGAAGCATCCCTGACCATCGCGGTGAACAAGGATGCTCCCATCGATTCCTTGGATGAGCTGGCGGCAAATGCCGACAAGTTTGGCAACAAGATTGTTGGCATTGAACCGGGTGCAGGGTTGACCAAGGCCACCACCGAGGACGTCATCCCCGGCTACGGCNTTGAGAAGATGGAATACATCACCTCCTCCACCNCTGCCATGCTCTCCGAGCTAAAGACGGCAACGTCCAAGGGCGAGAACATTGTTGTCACCCTGTGGCGCCCGCACTGGGCCTACGACGCCTTCCCCGTCAAAGACCTGAAGGACCCCAAGGGCACCTTGGGCGATGCTGAAGGCATCTACGGCTACTCACGTCTTGACTTTGACACTGACTACCCGAAGCTCGCTGGCTGGTTGAAGGACTTCAAGATGGACTCCAAGACGCTGTACTCCTTGGAGAACGCCATGTTCAACGGCGAAAAGACGGACGATTACACGGACGTTGTGAAGACCTGGATCGGCGAAAACCAGGACTACGTGGACTCACTGACGAAGTAG
- a CDS encoding glycine betaine/L-proline ABC transporter ATP-binding protein, with amino-acid sequence MAAESHGVTPAGSDIALSVRNLYKVFGKRPAEVVKRLKAGKKRDEMTALGTAAVIDATFEVKXXEIFVVMGLSGSGKSTLIRTLNGLWAPTQGSVVVGGTDISKVSDKELRRVRQQKISMVFQHFALMPHRTVIENAAYALEVQGVAKAERIARAQKILTLVGLEGWGEKYPSELSGGMQQRVGLARALCAETDILLMDEAFSALDPLIRREMQEQLVLLQSELDKTIVFITHDLNEAMFXGDRIAVMRDGEIVQIGTXDEILTHPANDYVAQFVQDVDRTRVLTAGGVMEPXLAVVNLSGGPRNALRTMRDLQVSAAFVVDRRGMFHGVVRDRDVMMLVEXRGTDLVSAVRNGIEPVSPETSLNDLXGRAVXSPIPLPVVDDAGRLVGALPRVTLLAALGNVPSTTSEFPVIDVAVAPIPEQLVTAALAKTEGDA; translated from the coding sequence TTGGCAGCGGAAAGCCACGGCGTAACGCCAGCTGGCAGCGATATTGCGCTAAGCGTGCGCAATCTCTACAAAGTTTTCGGCAAGCGCCCCGCCGAAGTCGTGAAGCGGCTCAAAGCCGGCAAGAAGCGCGATGAAATGACAGCGCTCGGAACCGCCGCCGTCATCGATGCCACTTTTGAGGTTAAANAGNGCGAGATTTTTGTGGTGATGGGCCTTTCCGGCTCTGGCAAGTCCACGCTGATCCGCACCTTAAACGGCCTGTGGGCACCCACTCAAGGCTCTGTTGTGGTGGGTGGGACTGATATTTCCAAGGTCAGCGACAAGGAGCTGCGCCGCGTCCGTCAGCAAAAGATTTCCATGGTGTTTCAGCACTTTGCGCTGATGCCGCACCGCACAGTGATTGAAAATGCTGCGTATGCACTTGAGGTCCAAGGCGTTGCCAAGGCCGAGCGCATCGCCCGTGCGCAGAAGATCCTGACCCTTGTGGGGCTTGAAGGATGGGGCGAAAAGTACCCCAGTGAGCTTTCCGGCGGCATGCAACAGCGTGTGGGTTTGGCCCGGGCGCTGTGCGCCGAGACCGACATCCTGCTCATGGATGAGGCTTTCTCCGCGCTTGACCCGTTGATCCGCCGTGAGATGCAAGAGCAGCTGGTGCTGTTGCAGTCCGAGCTGGATAAGACCATTGTTTTCATCACCCATGACCTCAACGAGGCCATGTTCNTTGGCGATCGGATCGCCGTCATGCGTGACGGTGAGATCGTGCAGATCGGCACCNCGGATGAGATCCTCACCCACCCGGCCAACGATTATGTTGCCCAGTTTGTCCAGGACGTGGACCGGACCCGTGTACTGACCGCAGGTGGGGTGATGGAACCCNCGCTAGCCGTGGTGAATCTTTCAGGTGGGCCCCGCAACGCCCTTCGCACCATGCGTGATCTGCAAGTTTCTGCAGCGTTTGTGGTGGACCGTCGTGGCATGTTCCACGGCGTGGTCCGCGACCGCGACGTTATGATGCTGGTGGAANAACGCGGAACCGACCTTGTCTCCGCCGTCCGCAACGGCATTGAGCCGGTCAGCCCGGAGACATCCCTGAACGATCTTNTTGGCCGCGCAGTGNAAAGTCCCATCCCGTTGCCCGTAGTGGACGACGCCGGACGGCTGGTAGGTGCGTTGCCAAGGGTGACGTTGCTGGCCGCCTTGGGCAACGTCCCTTCAACAACCAGTGAATTCCCCGTGATTGATGTGGCTGTTGCGCCCATCCCCGAACAACTTGTCACCGCCGCCCTGGCGAAGACTGAAGGAGATGCCTAG
- a CDS encoding exodeoxyribonuclease III produces the protein MKIATWNVNSLRARADRVEDWLRRTDADVLTIQETKCKDENFPWELFENNGYEVAHFGFSQWNGVAIASRVGLEDVQRTFSGQPAFGKGGKDPLQEARAIGATCNGVRIWSLYVPNGRALEDEHMPYKLQWLAELKNQATGWLAADPNAQIALTGDWNIAPQDDDVWDIDFFRTQGLTHVSEPERAAFAAFEAAGFTDVVRPLHPGPGVYTYWDYTQLRXPKREGMRIDFILASPALAARVTAAEIDREERKGKGASDHAPVIVELS, from the coding sequence GTGAAGATTGCTACCTGGAATGTGAACTCGTTGCGTGCCCGTGCCGACCGTGTGGAGGACTGGCTGCGCCGTACCGATGCTGATGTGCTGACCATCCAAGAAACCAAGTGTAAGGATGAGAATTTCCCTTGGGAGCTCTTTGAAAACAATGGTTATGAAGTGGCCCATTTTGGCTTCAGCCAGTGGAACGGTGTTGCCATCGCCTCCCGCGTGGGATTGGAGGATGTTCAGCGCACCTTTTCCGGCCAACCCGCCTTTGGCAAGGGTGGCAAGGATCCTCTCCAGGAAGCCCGTGCCATCGGCGCAACGTGCAACGGTGTGCGCATTTGGAGCCTCTATGTACCCAATGGGCGTGCCCTTGAAGACGAGCATATGCCTTACAAGCTGCAGTGGCTGGCGGAACTCAAGAACCAGGCCACCGGATGGTTGGCGGCGGATCCCAACGCCCAGATTGCGTTGACTGGCGACTGGAACATTGCACCCCAGGACGACGACGTTTGGGACATTGACTTCTTCCGCACCCAAGGCTTGACTCACGTCAGCGAACCAGAGCGTGCAGCGTTCGCGGCGTTTGAGGCGGCAGGTTTCACCGACGTGGTCCGNCCCCTGCACCCGGGTCCGGGCGTTTACACCTACTGGGACTACACGCAGCTGCGCTTNCCCAAGCGAGAGGGCATGCGCATCGATTTTATTCTGGCCTCNCCCGCCTTGGCAGCTCGGGTTACTGCTGCTGAAATTGACCGTGAGGAACGCAAGGGCAAGGGCGCCTCGGATCACGCACCTGTGATTGTGGAACTGAGCTGA
- a CDS encoding alpha/beta hydrolase, which translates to MHAISKVEMRTLNAEPITDVSYWHDIDFVGDHIRSHRLDVMAPANLPRRTDPLPVYVYFHGGGWTSGDKASLTKYCARQAASGVVVVNVNYRMAPHFHLGHVLEDANAALGWVRVHIGEFSGDGRRVVLGGDSAGGQISALMVAATFRPELAQHYALTPALQASQLRGLVQHCSIVDXSVFFDKGFVMSLNFVRMLLPHSDVPAEKARNHAPKHASGPRHHQLREAAHFMSPIEWLDSRCPPVFVTTSERDFXYDSNMNFIRALDEHGVCVDSLVYGWDNTNTEHTWQQNFRYPESQEVYRQLHSFIIKVTL; encoded by the coding sequence ATGCATGCCATCAGCAAGGTGGAAATGCGTACCCTCAATGCGGAGCCCATTACTGATGTCAGCTACTGGCATGACATTGATTTTGTTGGGGATCACATCCGATCCCACCGCTTGGACGTCATGGCACCAGCGAACCTTCCTCGGCGTACGGACCCCTTGCCGGTGTACGTGTATTTTCACGGTGGCGGCTGGACTTCAGGNGATAAGGCCTCACTCACCAAATATTGTGCCAGGCAGGCCGCATCCGGGGTGGTGGTGGTCAACGTCAACTACCGGATGGCGCCGCATTTCCATCTGGGGCATGTGCTGGAGGACGCCAATGCTGCGTTGGGTTGGGTGCGGGTCCATATTGGCGAATTCAGCGGAGACGGACGGCGGGTTGTCTTGGGCGGGGACTCAGCTGGCGGGCAGATTTCCGCGCTGATGGTAGCTGCAACTTTCCGCCCGGAATTGGCCCAGCACTACGCCTTGACCCCGGCGCTGCAGGCCAGCCAGCTGCGCGGCTTGGTGCAGCATTGCAGCATCGTGGACTTNTCGGTGTTCTTTGACAAGGGGTTTGTGATGAGCCTGAACTTTGTGCGCATGCTGTTACCGCATAGTGATGTCCCTGCCGAGAAGGCCCGCAACCATGCTCCCAAGCACGCCAGCGGGCCACGGCACCACCAGCTGCGCGAGGCAGCCCATTTCATGTCCCCGATCGAGTGGCTGGACTCCCGGTGCCCGCCCGTTTTCGTCACCACCTCGGAGCGTGATTTCTTNTACGATTCCAACATGAACTTCATCAGGGCACTGGATGAGCACGGCGTCTGCGTCGATTCGCTCGTCTATGGCTGGGATAACACCAACACCGAGCACACGTGGCAGCAAAACTTCCGCTACCCGGAATCTCAAGAGGTCTACCGGCAGTTACACTCNTTTATCATCAAGGTCACTCTCTAG
- a CDS encoding Asp23/Gls24 family envelope stress response protein → MDSYNQASPAPAITNPDEAQGRTVIAETAVAKVVAVAVRGVAGVHALGTGASRSLGAIREVVGATDLTQGVRVEVXESQVAVDIVLLAEYGYPLQTLANTVRRAVYTAVEELVGRNVIEVNIEITDVFVPVTDTEXTTARPRLTERLGAAVKSPVNAEIGQPGTAXNNGHMAGDEQQ, encoded by the coding sequence ATGGACTCGTACAACCAAGCTTCACCGGCTCCTGCCATCACCAACCCAGACGAAGCCCAAGGGCGGACAGTCATTGCTGAAACAGCCGTGGCCAAGGTGGTCGCAGTGGCTGTTCGTGGCGTTGCTGGCGTCCATGCACTTGGTACGGGAGCTTCACGTTCGCTCGGCGCCATCCGTGAAGTGGTTGGTGCCACCGATCTCACCCAGGGCGTGCGGGTTGAAGTGNGGGAGTCCCAGGTTGCCGTGGACATTGTCTTGCTGGCCGAGTATGGCTATCCGCTGCAAACCTTGGCCAATACGGTTCGCCGGGCTGTCTATACAGCAGTGGAGGAGTTGGTGGGACGCAATGTCATTGAGGTGAATATTGAAATCACGGATGTTTTCGTCCCAGTCACCGATACTGAANAAACTACCGCGCGCCCACGTCTAACTGAGCGCCTAGGTGCAGCCGTTAAGTCTCCAGTCAACGCAGAAATCGGCCAACCAGGTACTGCANTCAACAACGGCCATATGGCCGGGGATGAGCAGCAATAA
- a CDS encoding metallopeptidase family protein produces the protein MQENPLAKXPSFGPFHMDEEEFDAAVEGAIAAIPADIRSKMNNVAIFTQEHYVPSSNENPNTVLLGLYEGTPLTERDSWWDAGSLPDRITVFRAPILKMCRNRDEVMHEITVTVVHEIAHHFGISDERLHELGWG, from the coding sequence ATGCAAGAAAACCCGCTGGCCAAAATNCCCTCCTTTGGCCCCTTCCACATGGACGAGGAAGAATTTGATGCGGCCGTGGAAGGCGCCATTGCCGCGATCCCTGCCGATATCAGGTCCAAAATGAACAACGTAGCGATCTTCACACAAGAGCACTACGTGCCTTCTTCGAACGAGAACCCCAACACGGTCCTGTTGGGGCTCTACGAAGGAACGCCNCTGACTGAAAGAGACTCGTGGTGGGATGCAGGATCGCTGCCCGATCGGATCACCGTCTTTCGTGCGCCAATTCTAAAGATGTGCCGCAACCGAGATGAGGTCATGCATGAAATCACTGTGACTGTGGTCCATGAGATCGCCCATCACTTTGGCATCAGCGACGAACGCCTGCATGAACTGGGATGGGGATAA
- a CDS encoding C40 family peptidase: MSKIGGPYQWGGTGPAAFDCSGLVQQAFAAAGKSVPRQGTDQFWAAPQRVPLAQMQYGDLLVFDDDGTGRFGHIAIYIGNNQVVQALNYSQPIAVTSLSWMSTMKLYPYAARY, encoded by the coding sequence ATGTCCAAGATTGGTGGTCCTTACCAGTGGGGCGGTACTGGACCGGCTGCNTTTGACTGTTCTGGATTAGTACAGCAGGCATTTGCCGCTGCTGGAAAGTCGGTGCCGCGCCAAGGTACTGACCAGTTCTGGGCAGCNCCGCAACGCGTACCGCTGGCTCAAATGCAATATGGTGACCTGCTGGTNTTTGATGACGACGGAACCGGCCGGTTCGGCCACATCGCCATCTACATTGGCAACAACCAGGTGGTGCAGGCGCTGAACTACAGCCAACCCATTGCAGTCACCTCTTTGTCATGGATGTCCACCATGAAGCTCTACCCTTACGCAGCAAGGTACTAA
- a CDS encoding universal stress protein — MSSPQESVQGATPQQVPSPTGIVVGIDGSEQSNCALIWAAQQAKLRNLPLHLVTAYTVPIXAASGLDGGYATVDDDVIRQGAEAVLRESAAKISHLDVQMDARVENGDAAGXLVELSETAELLVFGSRGRGGFIGRLLGSVSSALPAHAKCPTVTVPLSCAPRLGEGTDAAEAEAEAKVEXVVTVGVDGSDQARYAVLVAAEQAERSGSTLRIICAVQPYTGSLAWMPAPVDREALFAEIQLQLDAGEKWLRSHFPXLPIEIKLLEGSAVDTLVKASETSELVVMGTRGRGGFAGMMLGSTTDGVRHHAKSPIMVVRDREDPRQXDRSAFGPLLQT, encoded by the coding sequence ATGAGCAGCCCACAGGAATCAGTGCAGGGTGCAACGCCCCAGCAGGTCCCCAGCCCCACCGGAATTGTTGTTGGCATCGACGGATCAGAACAAAGTAATTGTGCGTTGATATGGGCCGCCCAGCAGGCGAAGTTACGAAACCTTCCCCTGCACTTGGTGACCGCCTACACTGTGCCAATTNTTGCTGCTTCCGGGCTCGACGGCGGGTATGCCACGGTGGATGACGACGTCATTCGCCAAGGCGCCGAAGCGGTCCTGCGTGAGTCAGCCGCCAAGATTTCTCACCTCGATGTCCAAATGGATGCCCGCGTTGAAAATGGTGATGCGGCAGGGNTTTTGGTGGAGCTCAGCGAAACGGCAGAACTGCTGGTCTTTGGTTCGCGTGGCCGTGGTGGTTTTATTGGCAGGCTTCTTGGTAGCGTCAGTTCCGCGCTACCTGCGCACGCTAAATGTCCAACAGTGACTGTGCCGTTGAGCTGTGCGCCCCGCCTAGGCGAGGGCACCGATGCTGCCGAGGCCGAGGCTGAGGCGAAAGTTGAANAAGTTGTCACAGTGGGCGTTGATGGCTCAGACCAAGCCCGGTACGCCGTTTTGGTGGCTGCTGAGCAGGCTGAACGCTCAGGCAGCACCTTGCGGATCATCTGCGCCGTGCAGCCCTATACCGGGTCCCTTGCCTGGATGCCAGCACCCGTGGACCGTGAAGCCTTGTTTGCCGAAATTCAGCTCCAGCTCGACGCCGGTGAGAAGTGGCTTCGCAGTCACTTTCCCNAGCTTCCCATCGAGATCAAACTCCTTGAAGGATCTGCAGTTGATACTTTGGTCAAGGCCTCTGAAACCTCTGAGCTGGTGGTCATGGGAACCCGTGGGCGCGGCGGGTTTGCCGGCATGATGCTGGGATCAACCACAGACGGGGTTCGCCACCACGCAAAGAGCCCCATCATGGTTGTGCGGGATCGTGAAGACCCGCGGCAGNGGGATAGATCAGCCTTTGGCCCGCTGCTGCAGACCTGA
- a CDS encoding amino acid deaminase/aldolase codes for MWAEADAACAGLFAPLAVLDLQALSFNAGSLLRRAAGKPIRVASKSIRSKDVLRAVLQQPGFAGILGFTLPEALWLATDPSNAFTDVLVAYPTADGQALRDLATQPVACARVTLMVDSAEQLQWMASVLRELSPAAPLRLCLDLDASWRPSVRGRAVGHIGVYRSPVRTGADALALALGVSDYKHQSAPLFSLVGIMAYEAQVAGLQDTPHTSNKVADLTKGAILARMQRASMAEIIHRRANVVAAVRNVADLEFVNGGGTGSIELTTADVSVSEIAAGSGLFGPTLFDGYSRFTPAHAVGFAVPVVRRPAPNIVTVLGGGWIASGPSGPDRSPVLVHPGGLSLIGTEGPARCRPLRGPSAAQLKIGDKVWFRHAKSGEVCEHVEALEILDGAQTVGRTLTYRGEGKAFI; via the coding sequence ATGTGGGCCGAGGCTGACGCTGCTTGTGCCGGACTCTTTGCTCCATTGGCGGTTTTGGACCTGCAGGCACTGTCTTTCAACGCAGGTTCGCTATTGCGCCGCGCTGCAGGGAAGCCCATCCGCGTTGCCAGCAAATCGATCCGCAGCAAAGATGTTCTGCGTGCTGTTCTGCAACAGCCCGGCTTCGCTGGAATATTAGGATTCACCCTTCCCGAAGCGTTGTGGCTTGCCACAGATCCATCAAATGCATTCACTGACGTTCTGGTTGCCTACCCCACCGCAGACGGACAAGCGTTGCGTGATTTGGCCACNCAACCCGTGGCCTGTGCACGCGTGACCTTGATGGTGGATTCCGCTGAACAACTGCAGTGGATGGCAAGCGTACTTAGAGAACTCAGCCCTGCGGCTCCCCTGCGGCTCTGTCTTGATCTGGATGCTTCGTGGCGGCCATCGGTGCGTGGGCGTGCAGTGGGCCACATTGGCGTATACCGCTCTCCCGTACGCACAGGTGCTGATGCCCTAGCCCTGGCTCTTGGCGTTTCAGATTACAAACACCAGTCCGCACCACTTTTCTCCTTAGTAGGGATCATGGCTTATGAAGCGCAGGTGGCAGGGTTGCAGGACACTCCACACACGTCAAACAAGGTGGCCGATCTGACAAAGGGCGCTATCTTGGCGCGGATGCAGCGTGCCTCAATGGCTGAAATAATCCATCGACGAGCCAATGTTGTGGCGGCGGTGCGCAATGTTGCCGACCTTGAATTCGTCAACGGCGGAGGTACCGGCAGCATCGAGCTCACAACAGCAGACGTGTCAGTGAGCGAGATAGCGGCAGGTTCGGGTTTGTTTGGGCCCACACTGTTCGACGGCTATTCGCGTTTCACACCGGCGCACGCGGTGGGCTTCGCTGTGCCCGTGGTTAGGCGTCCAGCNCCCAACATTGTCACCGTTCTTGGTGGCGGGTGGATAGCTTCAGGACCCTCGGGCCCAGATAGGTCNCCCGTTCTTGTGCATCCGGGCGGGCTCTCCTTGATCGGCACTGAGGGGCCGGCGAGGTGCAGACCCTTGCGTGGCCCGTCCGCAGCTCAGTTGAAGATCGGCGACAAAGTGTGGTTCAGGCATGCCAAATCTGGTGAGGTTTGTGAACATGTGGAGGCTTTGGAAATTCTCGACGGCGCACAAACGGTGGGTAGGACACTGACCTACCGTGGGGAAGGGAAGGCGTTTATATGA
- a CDS encoding D-arabinono-1,4-lactone oxidase produces the protein MSQWRNWAGDQRCCPTDVARPSTVAEVSALAAASGSGKSTLKAVGAGHSFTDIALTNGIQLALDGLSGLQRVDRQAKQVTLAGGTRLYEIPALLKPYGLAMENLGDIDKQSISGAISTGTHGTGLKFGGLAAQVRALTLVTGTGEVVHCSATENAEIFAVARVGLGALGIITAVTLQCVDSFMLHALERPEPMAEVLETLAQRNTSQDHFEFYWFPHTDMALTKTNTRHAPGSLPRXLAPLSARARIVDDVLVSNILFSALCTVSGKVPSTIPSINQMASHLTGNREFADASHKVFATRRTVRFREMEYALPVESIPEVXGELDAMIKRRELQISFPVEVRSAAADSIALSTANNRNTGYVAIHQHIKTAPFEYFKAAEEIFRSHAGRPHXGKWHFLQSKDFELLYPDLEKFCKVRDVLDPKRVFSNAYLDRVLP, from the coding sequence ATGAGCCAGTGGCGCAATTGGGCCGGGGACCAGCGCTGCTGCCCCACTGATGTGGCCCGGCCAAGCACAGTGGCTGAGGTTTCGGCGTTGGCTGCCGCNAGCGGCAGCGGCAAAAGCACGCTCAAAGCCGTGGGTGCGGGGCATAGTTTCACTGACATCGCCCTGACCAACGGGATACAGCTGGCACTTGATGGCCTGAGCGGTCTTCAAAGGGTGGACCGCCAGGCCAAGCAGGTCACGTTGGCGGGCGGCACCCGCCTTTATGAAATTCCCGCCCTCCTGAAACCCTACGGTTTGGCCATGGAGAACCTTGGCGACATCGACAAGCAATCAATCTCTGGCGCCATCTCTACCGGAACGCACGGCACGGGGCTGAAATTTGGCGGTCTAGCCGCCCAGGTGAGGGCCTTGACCTTAGTGACGGGCACGGGCGAGGTGGTGCATTGTTCAGCCACTGAGAATGCTGAAATTTTCGCTGTAGCCCGGGTGGGCCTGGGTGCGTTGGGCATCATCACCGCCGTCACGCTGCAATGCGTGGACTCCTTCATGCTGCATGCACTTGAACGTCCCGAACCGATGGCTGAGGTGCTTGAAACCTTGGCGCAGCGCAACACAAGCCAGGACCATTTTGAGTTTTACTGGTTCCCACACACAGACATGGCACTGACCAAAACCAACACCCGCCACGCACCTGGCAGCCTCCCCAGGNNCCTGGCTCCACTGTCCGCACGGGCACGCATTGTGGATGACGTTTTAGTTTCAAATATCCTATTTTCTGCGCTCTGCACGGTGAGCGGCAAAGTTCCCTCAACTATTCCTAGTATCAATCAGATGGCATCTCACCTAACAGGGAACAGGGAATTCGCCGATGCCTCCCACAAAGTGTTTGCAACACGGCGGACGGTGCGTTTTAGGGAAATGGAATACGCTCTGCCGGTGGAGAGCATCCCTGAAGTGTTNGGGGAACTGGACGCCATGATCAAGCGACGGGAATTACAGATATCCTTCCCCGTGGAAGTCCGCAGTGCAGCAGCTGACAGCATTGCCCTCTCCACCGCGAACAACAGAAATACCGGCTATGTGGCCATCCATCAACACATCAAAACAGCGCCGTTTGAGTACTTCAAGGCCGCCGAGGAAATCTTCCGTTCCCACGCCGGCCGGCCGCACTGNGGGAAGTGGCACTTTCTCCAATCGAAGGACTTTGAACTGCTCTACCCAGACCTTGAAAAGTTCTGTAAGGTTCGAGATGTTCTCGATCCCAAACGTGTGTTCAGCAATGCGTATCTGGATCGGGTACTGCCCTAA
- a CDS encoding FAD-binding protein, producing the protein MIGSGFSALAMAAELNRHGIEAIVVESFCPQKQSSPLQATTGGISLAALNERSEIVRLLEHYARRHELDIRPETRALALTHAPHGTPVDHRWRVHTATGTLSAHSVVFTRGALSQLRRVLHSVGVTTATDVRSGMHSLGLYLVGMGDLTXPTTQEILHQAKRAGQSISARVPACEPSSALA; encoded by the coding sequence GTGATTGGTTCGGGTTTCTCAGCACTTGCAATGGCGGCTGAACTCAACAGGCATGGCATCGAAGCCATTGTTGTGGAGAGCTTCTGCCCGCAGAAGCAATCCTCGCCGCTGCAGGCCACCACCGGNGGNATCAGTTTGGCCGCGCTCAATGAGCGCAGCGAAATAGTGCGTCTACTTGAGCACTACGCCCGCCGCCATGAATTGGACATCCGCCCAGAGACCCGGGCACTGGCACTCACCCATGCGCCCCACGGCACACCAGTGGACCACCGGTGGCGTGTTCACACGGCAACAGGCACTCTGAGCGCCCACAGTGTTGTNTTTACCCGTGGTGCATTGAGTCAGCTGCGCCGCGTGCTGCACAGCGTCGGCGTCACCACTGCCACAGACGTGCGTTCCGGGATGCATTCGCTAGGTCTGTATCTGGTGGGGATGGGCGATCTCACAATNCCCACCACCCAGGAAATCCTGCATCAAGCTAAACGTGCAGGCCAGTCAATTTCCGCTCGTGTGCCAGCCTGTGAACCGAGTTCAGCGCTGGCGTAG